GCAGGCGTCGCGCGGATACGCCGCCGCGGTCGCGTTCCACTCCTCCACCACCTGCCGCCGCTCCTCCTCCGGAAGCACGTCGATGCTCCCGAGCGCCCGCCCCGGCGAGACTTCCAGCGCCTCCACCAGCCGCTCCAGCGCCGTATGCATCATCCGGCAGACGCGCATCGCCTCCGCCGGTGCCGCTACCTGCGCCGCGAGCGAGAACTCCTCGCCGAGATCGTTCACCGACAGGTCGACGGGGTAGTTCGACCGCTCCTGTCCGCGAAGTCCCCGCATCCCCTGCCTGGACCGCCCCGCCTCGGGGGAGCGCCCTCTGCTGCCGCCGTAGCGGTAGTTGAGCAGGGAGGTGAACAGCGGGGCCGGCGCTGCCACCCCGCTGCACCGCTGCGCCAGCGCCAGCGACGCGTGCTCGTGCCGCAGCAGCTCCGCCAGCAGCCGGTGCGTCCTCCGGACGCTCTCCTCCACCGCCTCCGCATCCACCTCGATCCGCACCGGGAGCGTGTTGATGAACGGCCCCATCACCCGGTCCGAGCCTTCCCCACCCTGCATGCGGCCGAAGAGCACGGTGCCGAACACCACGTCCTGCCGGCCGGTCAGCCGCGCCAGCACCAGCGCCCACGCCAGGTGGCACAGGCTCGCCGCGCTCACCCCCAGCTCCCGCGCACGGGCCCGCAGCCGTACCCCTGCGCCGCGCTCGACTCGAAGCCGCGCCTCGTCGACTCCGCGTTCCTCCCCCCACACGTCCAGCAGCCCGTACGGCGCCGTCGGCTCCTCCACGTCCCCCAGCAGCTCGCGGAAGAATGCCTCGTGCTCCTCCCGGCTCACCCCCAGCCGCGCCTGCGCCACGTAGTTACGAAAGGGGAGGGGCGGGGGGAGATCCCGGGCCCGCCCGTGCAGATGCGCCGCGATCTCCCCCTGGAGCACCTCCTGCGACTCGTGGTCGGCCACGAGGTGGTGCATGACCATGAGCAACAGCCAGCGACCCCCCGCACGATCCTCGGCGATGCACGCCCGCAGCAGCGGCGCGCGCCCGAGGTCCATCCGGTACCGCCGCGGGTCGTACCGCCGCCACAGCTGCTCGGCCGCATCCCCTCCTTCCTCGTCCAGCTGTACCTCCTCCACCGGCAGCTCCGCGCGCCGCCAGACGACCTGCACCGGCTCCCGCAGCCCCTCCCACCGGATCGCCGTGCGCAGGATGTCGTGCCGGTCGATCACCGCCTGCAGCGCCGCCAGATACTGCTCCAGGCGCCCGCGCGAGTCGAAAGCGGCCAGGCTCGGCGTCAGGTACGGATCCGCGTCGCCGGAGATCAGGTGGTGGAACAGCATTCCCTCCTGCA
The genomic region above belongs to Longimicrobiaceae bacterium and contains:
- a CDS encoding condensation domain-containing protein, encoding MSVDGLLARLAEAGMQLRRSGDQLVVTGEKQKLTPSLVAEIRDQKQALLSVVTSIGAESSAPGFRLEPQMLPLVELNQEEIDGIVAGVPGGAANVQDVYPLAPLQEGMLFHHLISGDADPYLTPSLAAFDSRGRLEQYLAALQAVIDRHDILRTAIRWEGLREPVQVVWRRAELPVEEVQLDEEGGDAAEQLWRRYDPRRYRMDLGRAPLLRACIAEDRAGGRWLLLMVMHHLVADHESQEVLQGEIAAHLHGRARDLPPPLPFRNYVAQARLGVSREEHEAFFRELLGDVEEPTAPYGLLDVWGEERGVDEARLRVERGAGVRLRARARELGVSAASLCHLAWALVLARLTGRQDVVFGTVLFGRMQGGEGSDRVMGPFINTLPVRIEVDAEAVEESVRRTHRLLAELLRHEHASLALAQRCSGVAAPAPLFTSLLNYRYGGSRGRSPEAGRSRQGMRGLRGQERSNYPVDLSVNDLGEEFSLAAQVAAPAEAMRVCRMMHTALERLVEALEVSPGRALGSIDVLPEEERRQVVEEWNATAAAYPRDAC